From the genome of Dickeya aquatica, one region includes:
- the aroG gene encoding 3-deoxy-7-phosphoheptulonate synthase AroG encodes MNYQNDDLRIKEIKELLPPVALLEKFPATERAAQTVFNARSAIHKILKGSDDRLLVVIGPCSIHDPIAAKEYAAQLLSLREELHGDLEVVMRVYFEKPRTTVGWKGLINDPHMDNSFQINDGLRIARQLLLEINDTGLPAAGEFLDMITPQYMADLMSWGAIGARTTESQVHRELASGLSCPVGFKNGTDGTIKVAIDAINAARAPHCFLSVTKWGHSAIVNTSGNHDCHIILRGGKEPNYSAQHVQAVKVGLEKAGLPVQVMIDFSHANSSKQFKKQMDVCEDVCRQVAGGERAIMGVMVESHLVEGNQNLESGDALVYGKSVTDACIGWSDTEKLLRQLAAAVRQRRG; translated from the coding sequence ATGAATTACCAGAATGACGATTTGAGAATCAAAGAAATTAAAGAGTTACTTCCCCCCGTTGCATTATTGGAGAAATTCCCTGCCACCGAACGTGCAGCACAAACGGTATTTAATGCCCGCAGCGCCATCCATAAAATCCTCAAAGGCAGTGATGATCGCCTGCTGGTGGTGATTGGCCCTTGCTCGATTCATGACCCCATCGCCGCCAAAGAGTATGCGGCACAGCTATTATCGTTACGTGAAGAACTGCATGGCGATTTAGAAGTGGTGATGCGAGTCTATTTTGAAAAACCGCGCACGACCGTTGGCTGGAAAGGCTTGATTAACGATCCGCATATGGATAACAGTTTCCAGATTAATGACGGGTTACGTATTGCACGTCAGTTGCTGCTGGAAATTAATGACACCGGTTTACCGGCTGCGGGTGAGTTTCTGGATATGATCACCCCGCAGTACATGGCAGACTTGATGAGCTGGGGGGCCATTGGTGCGCGTACCACTGAATCGCAGGTGCATCGTGAGCTGGCATCAGGGCTCTCTTGCCCGGTTGGGTTCAAGAATGGTACGGATGGCACTATCAAGGTGGCAATTGATGCGATTAATGCCGCCCGTGCACCGCACTGCTTCCTGTCTGTGACCAAGTGGGGTCACTCTGCGATTGTGAATACCAGCGGCAATCACGACTGCCACATCATTCTGCGCGGCGGCAAAGAGCCTAACTACAGTGCACAACATGTTCAGGCTGTGAAAGTCGGTTTGGAAAAAGCCGGTTTGCCCGTGCAGGTGATGATCGATTTCAGCCATGCCAACAGCAGCAAGCAGTTCAAGAAACAGATGGATGTCTGTGAGGATGTTTGCCGTCAGGTTGCCGGGGGCGAGCGTGCCATCATGGGTGTGATGGTCGAAAGTCATCTGGTTGAGGGTAATCAGAATCTGGAGAGCGGTGACGCACTGGTTTACGGCAAAAGCGTGACCGATGCCTGTATCGGCTGGAGCGACACCGAAAAACTGCTGCGCCAGTTGGCTGCCGCAGTACGCCAGCGTCGGGGCTGA
- the pnuC gene encoding nicotinamide riboside transporter PnuC produces the protein MDFFSTSTILVHIPLGAKGYDLSWIEALGTLSGLACIWLASLEKTQNYLFGLINVSLFALIFFQIQLYASLLLQIFFIAANVYGWYAWSRKTGDRQTELRIRWLSRRQAVLWGAGCVIATLLMSRYIDAFFALLSQIAVALMQAIGLDVSMPELQPDAFPFWDSAMTVLSVAAMLLMTRKYVENWLLWVVIDVISVVIFACQGVYAMSLQYLILTGIALNGSRLWINSARVNHSHPLARVA, from the coding sequence GATTGAAGCGCTGGGAACGTTATCGGGGTTGGCATGCATCTGGCTTGCCAGTCTGGAAAAAACGCAGAACTACCTGTTCGGTTTGATCAATGTGTCATTATTTGCGCTGATTTTCTTTCAGATTCAGCTTTACGCCAGCCTGTTACTGCAAATTTTTTTCATCGCCGCCAACGTGTATGGCTGGTATGCCTGGAGCCGCAAAACCGGCGATCGGCAAACCGAGCTGCGCATTCGCTGGCTGTCTCGCCGTCAGGCGGTGCTCTGGGGAGCGGGATGTGTTATTGCCACACTGCTGATGTCACGTTATATCGATGCTTTCTTTGCCTTGCTAAGTCAGATTGCGGTGGCGCTGATGCAGGCGATTGGGCTGGATGTTTCGATGCCTGAACTGCAACCGGATGCATTCCCCTTCTGGGACTCCGCCATGACGGTGCTCTCGGTCGCCGCCATGCTGCTAATGACAAGAAAATATGTGGAAAACTGGTTACTGTGGGTGGTAATTGACGTGATAAGCGTCGTTATCTTTGCCTGTCAGGGCGTCTATGCCATGTCATTGCAGTATCTTATCCTGACCGGTATTGCGCTCAATGGGAGCCGGTTGTGGATAAACAGTGCCAGGGTCAATCATTCTCACCCTTTGGCGCGTGTGGCGTAA